In Nitrospirota bacterium, a single genomic region encodes these proteins:
- a CDS encoding TetR/AcrR family transcriptional regulator: MSPAPHPAEPVGTRERILSAAADVFSEVGLEGSRIDVIARNADVNKAMIYYHFGSKEGLYIAVLESLILRIASETEKALSNITEPMTLALEIFDRNFELYKSSEKVMRIILRESANGGEYFEEIKRRHPEIFTFQVRRTIELLRGAMKAEMLQKTDPEKVIASALGLMVIFFGAKPLLGLLLEEVPAEASWEAWKNFFKDVLVRVLSKPSPSTSTK; the protein is encoded by the coding sequence ATCTCCCCCGCCCCACACCCCGCCGAGCCGGTCGGCACGCGGGAACGCATTCTCAGCGCGGCGGCCGATGTGTTCTCGGAAGTCGGTCTCGAAGGTTCTCGAATCGACGTCATCGCCAGGAACGCCGACGTGAACAAGGCGATGATCTATTATCATTTCGGCAGCAAGGAAGGACTCTACATCGCCGTGCTGGAGTCACTCATCCTGCGGATTGCCTCCGAAACGGAAAAGGCCCTTTCAAATATCACCGAACCGATGACGCTCGCCCTCGAAATTTTCGATCGGAATTTCGAGCTCTACAAGTCGAGCGAAAAGGTGATGCGCATCATCCTCCGCGAGTCGGCCAACGGCGGCGAGTATTTCGAGGAGATCAAACGACGCCATCCGGAGATTTTCACCTTCCAAGTTCGACGCACCATCGAGCTCCTCCGCGGCGCGATGAAGGCCGAGATGCTTCAGAAAACCGATCCGGAGAAAGTGATCGCCTCCGCTCTCGGTCTCATGGTCATTTTCTTCGGCGCCAAGCCGCTGCTTGGGCTCCTGCTTGAGGAGGTGCCTGCGGAGGCATCATGGGAAGCTTGGAAGAATTTCTTCAAAGACGTCCTCGTCCGCGTCCTCAGCAAACCCTCTCCCTCGACCTCCACCAAGTAG
- a CDS encoding Rieske 2Fe-2S domain-containing protein: protein MADFVKVAILAEIQENQGKLVSVNGTEVALYKVGACIYALRNICPHKGGPLGEGEIQGSVVTCPWHGWEFDLADAGKCTMNEIIEAKMYPVKQEGDAVLIEI, encoded by the coding sequence ATGGCAGATTTCGTCAAAGTGGCAATTCTGGCTGAGATCCAAGAAAACCAGGGAAAGCTGGTCAGCGTGAACGGCACCGAAGTGGCCCTCTACAAAGTGGGGGCGTGCATCTACGCCCTTCGGAACATCTGCCCGCACAAGGGCGGTCCCCTCGGTGAGGGCGAAATCCAGGGCTCGGTCGTCACCTGTCCCTGGCATGGATGGGAGTTCGATCTGGCCGATGCCGGGAAGTGCACGATGAACGAGATAATCGAGGCGAAAATGTACCCCGTGAAGCAGGAAGGGGATGCCGTTCTCATCGAGATTTGA
- a CDS encoding peroxiredoxin produces the protein MIQVGQKAPDFKLDGVVKGEFKSYSSSDFKGKWLCLWFYPLDFTFVUPTELLAFSGESAEFKKRNCEVVACSTDSKFSHKAWMEVDTKKGGIKGVEIPILADFTKEVSRAFGVLKEDLGAAFRGLFLIDPDGVLQYQVVQQLAIGRNPSEVLRVLDALQYNKEHGEVCPANWHKGAKAIDTKKPMEFFEKQA, from the coding sequence ATGATTCAAGTGGGACAGAAAGCCCCGGACTTCAAGCTCGATGGAGTCGTGAAGGGCGAGTTCAAGAGCTATTCATCGAGCGATTTCAAGGGCAAGTGGCTTTGCCTTTGGTTCTATCCGCTCGATTTCACCTTCGTGTGACCTACGGAACTATTGGCGTTCTCGGGCGAGAGCGCGGAGTTCAAGAAGCGGAATTGTGAAGTCGTGGCCTGCTCCACAGACAGCAAGTTCAGCCACAAGGCTTGGATGGAAGTGGACACGAAAAAGGGCGGCATCAAAGGCGTGGAGATCCCGATCCTCGCCGATTTCACCAAAGAGGTGAGCCGGGCCTTCGGCGTCCTGAAGGAAGATCTGGGGGCGGCTTTCCGAGGCCTCTTCCTCATCGATCCGGACGGCGTGCTCCAGTACCAGGTGGTCCAGCAGTTGGCCATCGGGCGGAACCCCTCCGAGGTTCTGCGCGTGCTGGATGCTCTCCAATACAACAAGGAGCACGGCGAGGTCTGCCCGGCCAATTGGCACAAGGGCGCGAAGGCGATCGACACGAAAAAGCCGATGGAATTTTTCGAGAAGCAGGCGTAA
- a CDS encoding VCBS repeat-containing protein, with protein MGVKISGPSQARNGDRVTLRTEVGLSGVDVAADFSSLDTKFDASNVSTQDVGNGIYEIGYVISTSNARPDGTYLISIGLKIGGGDGIVVRGTHAIALSNAIPRAGTVQADARSARIAAFASKDTVFGFEVDVTTALLFGGMDIVAPKADPTSMAAISNAYLYQDADLDGKVSAADKLLAQASPRTSGAEDFVVELRADPKLSLTTGRSAFVVAVDAACSSTALLGKTLKLTVPKDRLYLTGPNNEAADIGGVLPIEVDVTGSSPFEKLWSTTLGILPATIDFGASTDINGDSTQELMLLSAKSRYLWILRSPSLTSFESVERYDLGVTGLVDVSFVDIDQDEILDVAASSNVTRGLTILLSKENFKPRSFNLRPKNTALLIAKGFTDANGDGVWDAVTLDQKRSTLVIATGKFDSTTGFSLSPLAETATGLTGVTAFGSADVTGDGASDVVLATTGLLEGALHIYTAPKKDGQYELLNKIGGLPRIDLLRLADLQGDGFVEAVVVNRQGALRIVEITPEGLSNTVLSRNDLVDPTRLELVQLDQEIMDLVTLEKSGSLVRTMFLNASGRVAKETSVDLSSASSAQISSAGGFMFADLDGNQAPDLVLSESNRLSVFKGIGTAWSFRFRTSADPSPSGVGLLSTAGKVERVVVPDKTNSKVYVYEVGSSGGLGAILKTLDTAAGGLSLKTGVFAGGVSEDLALLQSGGSIAILKGADFSTSGTLTAGSSSKGLRLGDVNKDGRMDLISADPDGSSASYFISGGAGSFAKFTVSLLSGPEDVLMSVDIDGNGMLDLVSAHPTARLIGFVTGDPSTGSYGAPRSIPVKGVPVRLGAGDVDGDGKTDVIVGRKDGVLDVYSVGGAEGLSLARSIDLGGEATQLYVDDFDLDGRADILALLQAGSREPLSSILLLKSRGAGEFCAPAVFPAPSDPSDFALGDLDLDGATDLVILGNADKDVEGYRNTFLD; from the coding sequence TTGGGGGTCAAGATTTCGGGTCCCTCGCAGGCGCGCAATGGAGATCGAGTGACATTGCGGACGGAGGTGGGCCTCTCCGGAGTCGATGTCGCCGCGGATTTTTCTTCTCTCGACACCAAGTTTGATGCCTCCAACGTCTCGACCCAGGATGTGGGGAACGGGATCTACGAGATCGGCTATGTTATTTCGACGTCCAACGCCCGTCCCGACGGCACCTACCTGATTTCCATCGGGTTGAAGATCGGGGGGGGGGATGGAATCGTAGTTCGCGGGACTCACGCCATCGCCTTGTCCAATGCCATTCCCCGCGCCGGAACCGTTCAGGCCGATGCGCGGTCCGCACGCATCGCGGCTTTTGCCTCGAAGGATACTGTTTTCGGTTTCGAGGTGGACGTGACCACCGCGCTGCTCTTCGGGGGAATGGACATCGTGGCCCCGAAGGCCGATCCGACCTCGATGGCCGCCATTTCCAATGCCTACTTGTATCAAGATGCGGACCTGGACGGAAAGGTGAGCGCGGCCGACAAGCTCCTGGCGCAAGCGAGCCCCCGAACTTCGGGTGCCGAGGACTTTGTCGTTGAACTTCGCGCCGATCCCAAGCTTTCTCTTACCACGGGACGATCGGCATTCGTGGTCGCGGTCGATGCCGCATGCTCATCCACCGCTCTTTTGGGAAAGACCCTCAAACTTACGGTACCCAAGGATCGCCTCTACCTCACGGGTCCCAACAATGAGGCGGCCGACATTGGCGGCGTTTTGCCGATCGAAGTGGACGTCACCGGCTCATCGCCCTTCGAAAAACTCTGGTCCACGACGCTCGGCATCCTTCCGGCGACGATCGACTTTGGCGCGAGCACCGACATCAACGGCGATTCCACCCAGGAGTTGATGCTGCTGTCCGCAAAATCCCGCTATCTATGGATTCTTCGCAGTCCGTCCTTGACGTCCTTCGAAAGCGTTGAACGCTACGATCTGGGAGTGACCGGGCTGGTAGATGTATCGTTTGTGGATATCGACCAGGATGAGATCCTGGACGTGGCGGCGAGTTCGAACGTGACCCGGGGCCTCACGATTCTCCTCTCGAAGGAAAACTTCAAGCCGCGTTCCTTCAACCTGCGGCCGAAGAACACGGCTCTCCTGATCGCCAAAGGGTTCACGGACGCGAACGGTGATGGCGTATGGGATGCCGTGACGCTCGATCAAAAGCGCTCGACGCTCGTCATCGCCACCGGCAAGTTCGATTCTACGACCGGCTTCTCCCTATCCCCGCTCGCCGAAACGGCGACAGGCCTGACCGGAGTCACGGCGTTCGGTTCGGCGGACGTGACAGGCGACGGCGCCTCCGACGTCGTCCTCGCGACGACGGGGCTTCTGGAAGGGGCCCTCCATATCTACACGGCCCCCAAGAAGGACGGGCAGTACGAGCTTCTGAACAAGATCGGCGGCCTTCCCCGGATCGATCTCCTACGTTTAGCGGACCTCCAGGGGGACGGATTTGTGGAGGCCGTGGTGGTGAATCGCCAGGGCGCGCTCCGGATCGTGGAGATCACCCCCGAGGGACTCTCGAACACGGTCCTCTCCCGAAACGACCTCGTCGATCCCACGCGGTTGGAACTCGTCCAGCTCGATCAGGAGATCATGGACCTCGTCACCCTGGAGAAATCCGGCAGTCTTGTGCGCACGATGTTCTTGAACGCTTCCGGCAGGGTGGCGAAGGAGACGTCGGTCGACCTGTCGAGTGCATCGAGTGCGCAGATTTCATCCGCCGGGGGATTCATGTTCGCGGACTTGGATGGGAACCAGGCGCCCGATCTGGTGCTGAGTGAATCGAACCGCCTGTCGGTCTTCAAAGGCATCGGAACGGCGTGGTCTTTCCGGTTCAGGACATCCGCGGATCCCTCGCCCTCGGGCGTGGGACTCCTCTCCACCGCGGGAAAAGTGGAAAGGGTTGTGGTTCCAGACAAGACGAACAGCAAAGTTTACGTGTACGAAGTCGGAAGCTCCGGAGGCTTGGGAGCCATTCTCAAGACGCTGGACACGGCGGCAGGCGGGCTGAGTCTGAAGACGGGCGTTTTTGCGGGTGGAGTTTCGGAAGACCTCGCTTTGCTTCAGTCGGGTGGATCCATTGCCATTTTGAAAGGAGCTGATTTTTCGACGTCCGGAACGCTGACTGCCGGTTCCTCCTCAAAAGGATTGCGACTCGGCGACGTGAACAAAGACGGCCGCATGGATCTGATTTCGGCGGATCCAGATGGGTCGTCGGCTTCCTATTTTATCAGCGGCGGAGCGGGAAGTTTCGCTAAGTTCACGGTCAGTCTCCTCTCGGGACCTGAGGACGTGCTGATGAGCGTGGACATCGATGGAAACGGGATGTTGGACCTTGTGAGCGCCCATCCGACGGCGCGGTTGATTGGATTTGTGACGGGGGACCCGTCAACCGGCAGCTATGGGGCGCCTCGCTCGATTCCGGTGAAGGGAGTGCCGGTCCGGCTGGGCGCCGGGGACGTGGACGGCGATGGGAAAACGGACGTGATCGTCGGCCGGAAGGACGGCGTTTTGGACGTCTATTCTGTCGGGGGAGCCGAAGGGCTTTCCCTGGCGCGTTCGATCGATCTTGGCGGAGAGGCGACCCAACTCTACGTGGACGATTTCGATTTGGACGGGCGGGCGGACATCCTCGCGCTGCTCCAGGCGGGGTCCCGTGAGCCGCTGTCCTCGATCCTGCTCCTGAAGAGCCGTGGAGCGGGGGAGTTTTGCGCGCCCGCGGTTTTTCCAGCCCCTTCGGATCCGAGTGACTTCGCGCTGGGCGACTTGGACTTGGACGGAGCGACGGACCTCGTCATTCTCGGGAATGCGGACAAAGACGTGGAAGGCTACCGGAATACCTTCCTGGACTAG
- the traL gene encoding type IV conjugative transfer system protein TraL, with protein sequence MALKVHPNIDKPITVLGLEPEEWAVLPATMGLVNLLTGSAVLAIVLSLASVVAIKRIKKGKPPGYLVHFLYRLGLPVKGWPRARRGDWRYNS encoded by the coding sequence ATGGCCCTGAAAGTCCATCCCAATATCGACAAACCCATCACGGTGCTGGGTTTGGAGCCTGAAGAATGGGCGGTGCTGCCCGCCACCATGGGGCTGGTGAACCTGCTGACCGGGTCCGCCGTGCTGGCCATCGTCTTGAGCCTGGCCTCGGTGGTGGCCATCAAGAGAATCAAAAAGGGAAAACCGCCCGGCTACCTGGTCCACTTTCTTTATCGCCTCGGCCTGCCGGTGAAGGGTTGGCCCCGCGCCCGGCGCGGTGATTGGAGATACAACTCATGA
- a CDS encoding alpha/beta fold hydrolase: protein MGIEDGIDEVKTRVQKDLVNLLDYVASGRPEKAREFVWTNFKEALMLGSFLWLYPFGWVYGRKNVSADAAVRRPVILVHGFGHNRSAFYPLIGRLRASGWKNIFTLNLLPVFGGVHGRAVRLKHFAEKVMRRTRTTSFDLIGHSLGGIVSRYYVTKLGGKKHVHALVTLGSPNQGTKISTFGVGQIPKELTPGNPLLEDLNKESTNGTRMVSIYSIHDWAIHPPRNARLPGLGRNVELKNLGHLGLLYASEVFEEIRRSLLEPTPE, encoded by the coding sequence ATGGGTATCGAAGACGGAATCGACGAGGTCAAGACGCGCGTACAAAAGGATCTCGTGAATCTCCTTGACTACGTGGCGTCGGGAAGGCCCGAGAAGGCCCGGGAGTTCGTCTGGACCAATTTCAAAGAGGCGCTGATGCTCGGCTCATTCCTGTGGCTGTATCCCTTCGGTTGGGTGTATGGACGAAAGAACGTCTCGGCAGATGCGGCGGTTCGTCGTCCCGTAATTCTCGTTCACGGTTTCGGCCACAACCGATCAGCCTTCTATCCGTTGATTGGACGGCTCCGGGCTTCCGGCTGGAAGAACATCTTCACTCTCAATCTGCTTCCCGTGTTTGGCGGGGTTCACGGGCGGGCCGTCCGCCTCAAGCACTTTGCGGAGAAGGTGATGCGCCGAACCCGAACCACCAGCTTCGATCTCATCGGGCACAGCCTGGGGGGGATCGTGTCGCGCTACTACGTTACGAAACTGGGCGGCAAGAAACACGTGCATGCACTCGTCACGCTCGGTTCGCCCAATCAAGGCACGAAAATATCGACATTCGGCGTGGGCCAGATTCCCAAGGAACTCACACCGGGAAATCCTCTTCTGGAAGACCTCAACAAGGAATCCACCAACGGCACGCGGATGGTTTCGATCTATTCCATCCATGATTGGGCGATCCATCCACCCCGCAACGCCCGGCTCCCCGGACTTGGACGAAACGTAGAGCTCAAGAACCTCGGCCACCTCGGCCTGCTTTACGCGTCGGAAGTCTTCGAAGAAATCCGCCGCTCCCTTCTGGAGCCTACTCCGGAGTGA
- a CDS encoding lytic transglycosylase domain-containing protein produces MRIFCFTFFLFAVVSGLPGVPLAAPIRSASGAANGTPMQIRAGEICGDPFTRAGLNNGISPKLLYAIARRESGLRPFALNVDGQAVFPPSRDHALTSAIRAKSNVDVGLMQVSYTIWKSRYGLSIADLLNPYRNVETGARILRRLLDFHPLDFLKAVGKYHTGNAEIGRDYSMGVLREWVKAGFDLQICWEEA; encoded by the coding sequence GTGCGCATTTTCTGTTTCACTTTCTTCCTATTTGCCGTCGTCTCCGGTCTCCCCGGGGTCCCACTGGCCGCCCCCATCCGCTCCGCTTCGGGGGCGGCGAACGGAACACCCATGCAGATTCGCGCCGGTGAGATCTGCGGCGACCCCTTCACCCGAGCAGGCCTGAACAACGGCATCAGCCCCAAACTCCTCTACGCCATTGCCCGTCGTGAAAGTGGGCTGCGCCCCTTTGCGCTCAACGTGGACGGTCAGGCTGTGTTCCCCCCCAGCCGCGACCATGCCCTCACGTCCGCCATCCGGGCCAAGTCCAACGTGGATGTCGGCCTCATGCAGGTAAGTTACACAATCTGGAAATCGCGCTACGGGCTCTCCATCGCCGATCTCCTCAACCCGTACCGCAATGTGGAAACCGGCGCCCGCATTCTTCGACGCCTGCTCGACTTTCACCCTCTCGACTTCCTGAAAGCCGTGGGGAAATATCATACCGGCAATGCGGAAATCGGCCGGGATTACAGCATGGGCGTTCTGCGGGAGTGGGTGAAGGCCGGTTTCGATCTCCAAATCTGCTGGGAAGAGGCCTAG